One region of Mucilaginibacter gotjawali genomic DNA includes:
- a CDS encoding class I SAM-dependent methyltransferase has translation MTEYKDYGFHTDAPAHTFSYLQDPLLSLLDKNTNTCILDLGCGNGYLANCLISQGFNAYGTDASEEGIHIARQASPGRFFIQDLSTGKLPEELQGLKFDTVISTEVIEHLYDPAGFIRFCKDSLNGKGELIITTPYHGYLKNLSLSLFNKWDLHLSPGWHGGHIKFWSKATLSRLLTDAGFTVTAFKGCGRVPYFWKSMIIKAKLN, from the coding sequence ATGACGGAATACAAAGATTACGGCTTTCATACCGATGCACCTGCCCATACCTTTAGCTACCTGCAGGACCCTTTGCTATCATTGCTGGATAAAAACACAAACACCTGCATCCTGGATTTGGGTTGCGGAAATGGCTATCTGGCCAATTGCTTAATTTCACAAGGCTTTAATGCTTATGGAACGGATGCCTCGGAAGAGGGAATTCATATAGCCAGGCAAGCTAGTCCCGGCAGGTTTTTTATCCAGGACCTCTCAACGGGCAAACTGCCGGAAGAGCTGCAGGGCTTAAAGTTTGATACCGTTATTTCCACAGAAGTGATCGAGCACTTGTACGATCCGGCGGGCTTTATCCGGTTCTGCAAAGATTCATTGAACGGCAAGGGTGAGCTGATCATCACCACCCCATATCATGGTTATTTAAAAAACCTATCGCTCAGCCTTTTTAATAAATGGGACCTCCATTTAAGCCCGGGCTGGCATGGCGGGCATATCAAATTTTGGTCGAAAGCTACGTTGAGCAGGCTTTTAACCGATGCAGGTTTTACCGTAACGGCGTTTAAAGGCTGCGGGCGCGTGCCTTATTTCTGGAAATCGATGATCATTAAGGCAAAACTAAATTGA
- a CDS encoding XrtY-associated glycosyltransferase XYAG1: MRTLQICAAYKPAFIYGGPTMSVSMLAENLVKAGVDTEVYATTANGREELPVTPGEKVMVDGVPVTYFKRITKDHSHYSPALFKQLRGEAKSFDLVHINAWWNLVSIFSCLIALKNKVPVLLSARGTLSPYSFQNKNIGVKWAIHHLLGKTLLKKCHIHATSKREADAVSSLFSPQSMTVLPNFVKLPEQQHFAAREPSPVFKLLFFSRIEEKKGLDLLIKALPSVTIPYKLTVAGDGDPDYVDSLKKLAAENYLADKIDWLGFQNENKFDLLYAHDLFVLPSYDENFGNAVIESLSVGTAVLISEEVGLEDYVNVNNLGWLCHANPASVAWHINNIAINDKDGLNRIREFAPGIIADDFNETHLVKKYADLYEELIEK; encoded by the coding sequence TTGAGAACTTTGCAGATCTGCGCGGCGTATAAACCCGCTTTTATTTATGGCGGGCCAACCATGTCGGTCTCTATGCTGGCCGAAAACCTGGTAAAGGCCGGTGTAGATACTGAAGTGTATGCTACTACTGCTAACGGGAGAGAAGAGTTGCCGGTAACTCCCGGCGAAAAGGTGATGGTGGATGGCGTGCCTGTGACTTATTTTAAAAGAATTACCAAAGATCACAGCCATTATTCGCCCGCGCTTTTTAAGCAATTACGCGGCGAGGCGAAAAGCTTTGACCTGGTTCATATCAACGCATGGTGGAATTTAGTGTCGATTTTCTCATGTCTCATCGCGCTCAAAAACAAGGTGCCGGTATTGCTTTCGGCAAGAGGGACATTGAGTCCTTATTCCTTTCAAAACAAAAATATTGGCGTTAAATGGGCAATCCATCATTTGCTCGGTAAAACGTTATTAAAAAAATGCCATATCCACGCTACCTCCAAAAGAGAGGCGGATGCCGTAAGCAGCCTGTTCAGTCCCCAAAGCATGACAGTATTGCCAAACTTTGTAAAGCTGCCCGAACAACAGCATTTTGCCGCCAGAGAACCATCGCCGGTTTTTAAATTATTATTCTTTTCAAGGATTGAAGAAAAAAAGGGGCTGGATCTGCTGATCAAAGCATTGCCGTCTGTCACTATCCCATACAAGCTTACGGTTGCAGGTGACGGCGATCCGGATTATGTTGACTCCTTAAAAAAGCTGGCAGCAGAAAATTATTTGGCAGATAAGATCGATTGGCTCGGCTTTCAAAATGAAAATAAATTCGACTTGTTATACGCTCATGACCTTTTCGTGCTGCCCTCATACGATGAGAACTTCGGCAACGCGGTAATTGAAAGCCTGAGTGTGGGTACTGCGGTATTGATCAGCGAAGAAGTAGGCCTGGAGGATTATGTGAATGTAAACAATCTCGGCTGGCTCTGTCATGCCAACCCTGCGTCGGTAGCCTGGCATATCAACAATATTGCCATAAACGATAAAGATGGTTTGAACAGGATCAGGGAGTTTGCTCCCGGTATCATCGCCGATGATTTTAATGAAACGCATTTAGTGAAAAAGTATGCGGACCTTTATGAAGAATTGATCGAAAAATGA
- a CDS encoding glycosyltransferase family 4 protein: MKKLAIITTHPIQYYAPVFQLLHKRAKLDIRVFYTWGEASADKFDPGFNKKIKWDIPLLEGYSYEWVENTSKDPGTHHFKGIVNPGLVDQIKNWQPDALLIYGWGFQSHLKVLRYFKNKLPVFFRGDSTLLDEEKGVKAILKTIFLKWVYRHVDHAFYPGTNARNYFKKYGIDDEQLSFAPHAIDNGRFAAGGNEEALLLRRNLGIEDDEILVLFAGKFEEKKSPVLLLEAFLNLDKAGLHLLFAGNGPLEEQLILKAEKNSRVHFMDFQNQTQMPVVFKACDLFCLPSKGPGETWGLAINEAMAAGKAILASDKVGAAADLVIPGENGEIFNAGTIADLAEKLNKLICAGKNALAEMGRKSKNLVEKWTIEEQVNVIETAVDNG; encoded by the coding sequence ATGAAAAAACTGGCCATCATAACTACGCATCCCATTCAATACTACGCGCCCGTATTTCAATTACTCCACAAAAGGGCTAAACTGGATATCAGGGTTTTTTATACCTGGGGCGAGGCGTCTGCTGACAAATTTGACCCCGGCTTTAATAAAAAGATAAAATGGGATATACCTTTGTTGGAAGGATACTCCTATGAATGGGTGGAAAATACCTCGAAAGATCCGGGTACGCATCATTTTAAGGGGATTGTAAACCCCGGCCTGGTCGATCAAATAAAAAACTGGCAGCCCGATGCCCTCCTTATTTATGGATGGGGTTTTCAAAGCCACTTAAAAGTGCTCCGTTATTTTAAAAATAAGCTGCCGGTTTTCTTCAGGGGGGATTCTACTTTGCTGGATGAAGAAAAAGGGGTGAAAGCCATCCTGAAAACAATATTTTTAAAATGGGTTTACCGGCATGTTGATCATGCGTTTTATCCAGGCACAAATGCCAGAAACTATTTTAAAAAATACGGGATAGATGATGAGCAGCTGAGTTTTGCGCCGCACGCCATTGATAACGGGCGGTTTGCTGCAGGCGGGAATGAAGAGGCGTTGTTATTAAGAAGAAACCTGGGCATTGAAGATGACGAAATCCTCGTCCTCTTTGCAGGGAAATTTGAAGAAAAAAAATCGCCGGTTTTATTACTGGAAGCTTTTTTAAACCTGGACAAAGCAGGGTTACATTTACTTTTTGCAGGCAATGGCCCGCTGGAGGAGCAATTAATATTGAAAGCTGAAAAGAACAGCCGCGTTCATTTTATGGATTTTCAGAATCAAACGCAAATGCCGGTAGTTTTCAAGGCCTGCGATTTGTTTTGCCTGCCCTCAAAAGGGCCTGGTGAAACCTGGGGGCTGGCCATTAACGAAGCTATGGCAGCGGGGAAAGCCATCCTGGCTTCGGATAAAGTTGGGGCCGCAGCGGACCTGGTTATACCCGGTGAAAACGGTGAGATCTTTAATGCCGGCACAATTGCCGACCTGGCGGAAAAGCTGAATAAACTCATTTGTGCAGGAAAAAATGCTTTGGCGGAAATGGGAAGAAAATCAAAAAACCTGGTTGAAAAATGGACAATTGAAGAACAGGTTAACGTTATTGAAACTGCAGTAGATAATGGATAA